In Nostoc edaphicum CCNP1411, the sequence AAGATTTAACTAGTAAGGCTTATCTTGTACCGGGAATACTGACCGTAATCTTTGTGGTGCTGATGTTTGCTACAGTCGGTCGCCCCCAAGATAATCAAGTGATCGTCGCAACTTACATCGCCTTCGCTGCCTACTATTTTGTTTACCAACTTTGCGGCAAACAGAAGCCTTGGTGGGTGCTAATGGCTGCGGCATTAAGTACGACACTGATTTTAATAAGTCCGGTGTTGGATCTATTTATCTTCGTGTTTCGCGGCATTCTTCCTGGAAACTTGCCCTCACCCCAAGAATCTATTACTTTCACAGAGTTGTTGGTACGGATGTTTTTTGGCGCTGGGTTGATGGAAGAATTACTCAAGGCATTACCTGTCATTGGTGCATATTTTATCGGCAGTGGATTACCTTCACCTTGGCGAGAACGGATTGGGGTCTTGGAACCTCTAGATGGTATTCTCTTGGGAACTGCTTCTGCTGTAGGCTTTACTCTCTTGGAAACCCTCGGACAGTATGTGCCAGATATTACTCAGAATGTCACTGCACAGGTGGGTATAGGCGCTGCCGGTCAACTCGCGGGTTTACAACTGCTAATTCCGCGAATTTTAGGCTCTGTAGCTGGACACATGGCTTATAGTGGCTATCTGGGTTATTTTATCGGGTTGGCTGTTCTTAAACCCAGTAGAAGTTGGCAAATACTTTCTATTGGTTATCTTAGTGCCTCTGCGCTCCACGCTCTCTGGAATGCTACAGGATCAATCAATGCTTTGCTGTTGGTAGTTGTTGGGGTGTTATCTTATGCCTTTTTGATGGCAGCAATTCTCAAGGCACGGGCGCTGTCACCGACGCGATCGCAAAATTTTGCTACCCGATTTCTGGGCCCAAAATAGAGAGGGGGACAAGGGGAATAACCAATGCCCAATGCTTGAATATTTACCTCTTGGGATAGATGGCGTAGTTTGAAAATTAGCGTACTGTTAACTTTATAATGGAGTAATTATACCTACGAAAATAAAAATCATTAGAACTGCTGCAAAAATCTTGACTTGCGACTCTTTCTTTCCCCCTCTCCATCGTGCAAACCAACATATTTGCAAGAGACGCGTCTAAACAGAGTGAACGCAAAGCCTGGGTTATGCGAACACAACGGATGATAAAATATTTTCCCATTGCCCATTCATAGTTCAGACTGAGAATTATTGAGTTGAGTAAAAGCGTAAGAAGCGATCGCTAAACTAACCTTGGCTTTCTCTACTTCCGATAAAGCTGCCCATTCGCTATTGTTAAGATTACTGAGTGCAGATGCAGTATTGTGTGATTCACTACTTCGCATAGCGTAAGCAAAAGGACGAGCCAAAACTAAAAGATCCTCTGTTCCCCAAGTTGGTAGTACTGTCTGAACGCACTCAACTAGTTGCTCACTCATTAATTGGCGAGCAGCAAATATTTCAGCAGCTTTAGTGGCGATGGTATTGAGCAATGCTTGGGGGACACAGGCGGAAAATGTAGTACGTAATGTTTCTTGAAGATTCAGTACTACTGCCTGTTGTAGGTTGTCATTGTCGTCTGTCGTAGAATTAATACCAGACCAAAGTGTATCTAAATGGTTGTAAAAATCTTGCGATCGCTTCGTCAGTTCAACGCCCTGCAAATCTTCAATCTCGAACTGTTGTTCTAGTTCCTGAAAATAAGCTTCTGATTCTTCATCACCTGGATTCCAAGGATAGTTAGCATCTTCTGGTTCGAGTAAGGCTTCTAATAACTCTAAATCTACTTGAGATGGCAAAGAAGAGAAAGTGTCTGAGCCGTTAATTTTATTAGCCATTTTTTCTGATCTCACGATTATTTGGTGGTATTGACAGCTACAATTTCTCAGAGGAGATTTCCGCAAAAACTGTTGATTTTTTCTCTAAAAAAAGCAGATTTTAAAAGCTGATGATTAACATTAAAATCCATTTATGCAATAGCTCTGCTAGGAGTCTTGAATTACAAACTCCCAGGTTTCACCTCTAGCACTTCCAAACTTTACCTGCATTCCCGATTTCAATGGGACTTCCTCTCGGAGGATTTGTTGCCAGCCATTAGGCCCTAAAAACCAGGTTGTTCCGTAAGTGGAAAAATCTTGCAAGTAATAAGTTCGCACCAATGTAGCATCAGTAAGAGTATTGCGGCAAAAGATTTCGGCGTGGCGTTTGGATACAGATGGTTCGGGGATGACAATATCATTGTCTTTTGTGCGGCCGATGCGGGTGACTCCATTACGCAGTAACCAGGTTTTACCTTTTGGGGTGAGCGATCGTAAACTTGCAGTTGGAAGCGGGGAACCTACATCAGGAATGGCTGTATCTGGTAGTTCGGTAATACCTTCATCCAGATTCTTAATCAGTTCGCCATTAAAATCTGGATGCAGGTAGAGAACAGGCAAAGTCCAAGCAGGTTGATTAAATTTATACAGTGTTAACAACTCTTGCCTAGCCTGTGCTACGGCTTCATCAATTGGCTTGTGCGATCGCAAAGCTTCGGTAAAGGCTTGAATAAAACTGTGGCTTTCGTGGTCAGCGATTTCATCGCGCATCCCCAAAACCGCAGGCACTCCATGACGAATCAGTACTTCTGCTAAACTGCTGGCAGGGATAGCTTGATGATTGATTGCAGCTGGTTGTGCGCCCCAACAGGCGTTGAAAACAGCTAGTTTCACACCTGTACGGGTCAATACTTGCGCCAATTCTATTCCATTGAGGGGCATGTCTTGTCGCAAAAACAGTAACCCACCATCTGGGTCTGGCAAACCATGTCCAGCGTAAAAGAAAACATTGTATGCTTTGGTTTCTAATTGATCAATCAACTGTTGTGGAGTTGGTTGGATGAGTTGATTCACTACACAAGGTGCATATCTTTGGGAATTACCAGGCGTATCTACAAGAATTTGCTGTAATATAGCAGCTTCTTGTTCCAGTTGCAGCTTCTTGTTATCATGACCTAAAACCAGCAGGATACTTAAAGCTTGGTCAGTTCGCAAATACGGTAAGGCGTCAACTTCACTGCTGGTGCGACTAAATAGCAAATCTTGGGAAAGAGACATAGCCGATTGACCCGGCTCACGTTGCATAATTTCCCAAGGGAAAGCAATGAGATCCGGGTCGCGAATTTCTAGTCGAAAGCGCAAACGTGTATGCTGACCCATAGCAATACCACGACTGCGTTCTAGACTCCCAAGAATTTGCCCGTCGAATACCCAGCGCCATAAATTCATTCCCAAGTATTGCATCAGACGACTGCTGTAGGGGCCAGTAGTCTGACCTGAAGGGGGGGAAATCCAATCTATGGGGAATGGGTTGGCTTTTTGAGATGTTGGGTTGGGGGAGATATCTAGGCGATCGTGACCAGCAAACATCTGCTGCCATTCTTGCCAAACTTGGGTGAGTTCAACAGGCCATACACAGTCACGTAAAACGTAGCCACTGGGATAGGGAGCCTTGACCACCCAAATGGCGAAGTTGTCAGTGCCAGTATTTAGGAGACGGGCGATCGCCAAATTCAGGGATGGCATGGATTCATTAAATTAAAAGCTACAAAAATAATTTCAATAGAAGAATTCAGAAGCCAGAATTCAGAATTCAGAATAAATGAGTGGGGGATTTAAACCCGGAATTAGTTGTTTTGCACCAAATTAGAAATATGGTGGGGTCTTAAACTCGGTTATTTCAGATGCTCGTGACGCTCGATGACTCGCTAACGCTGCACTATCCACCAGTCGTACATAATTCATTCTGAATTCTGACTCCTGACTCCTGAATTCTGTTTTGATAACAATTCTCCAAGGTAAAAATTTTCTACTTTTTTGACCTTGTAAGTTTTTACTCTGATTGTTACCTGTTATTATTTCAGGTTTTTACCAGTTTATCGAGTATTTGATTAAGTTGGACTGTTGTTAGGTGATTGAGTCGCTGGATCTGGTGGTTGTGTGACGGTTTTACATGGACTTGGTGCGTCTGATTGTAAAACAGAGACGCCAAAACGGTTCAGTTGGGAGGAGTCTAGTAATACTGTTGCTGGCAAAGGTT encodes:
- a CDS encoding PrsW family glutamic-type intramembrane protease, which codes for MTGKNARHNAFLRLVSGNGAASGSESRYSLPPSKEMVIGRDPSCQVVLDAMMYRMVSRRHAVVRPLSLSPDSKFSWVLCDLNSANGTYLNGQRLYECQELHPGDRISLGADGPQYVFEYEYTLLTPATTVNQVTPLPSATNYHGHTQLKQPDSVSFTQLFPIISTGKDLTSKAYLVPGILTVIFVVLMFATVGRPQDNQVIVATYIAFAAYYFVYQLCGKQKPWWVLMAAALSTTLILISPVLDLFIFVFRGILPGNLPSPQESITFTELLVRMFFGAGLMEELLKALPVIGAYFIGSGLPSPWRERIGVLEPLDGILLGTASAVGFTLLETLGQYVPDITQNVTAQVGIGAAGQLAGLQLLIPRILGSVAGHMAYSGYLGYFIGLAVLKPSRSWQILSIGYLSASALHALWNATGSINALLLVVVGVLSYAFLMAAILKARALSPTRSQNFATRFLGPK
- a CDS encoding CHAT domain-containing protein, with protein sequence MPSLNLAIARLLNTGTDNFAIWVVKAPYPSGYVLRDCVWPVELTQVWQEWQQMFAGHDRLDISPNPTSQKANPFPIDWISPPSGQTTGPYSSRLMQYLGMNLWRWVFDGQILGSLERSRGIAMGQHTRLRFRLEIRDPDLIAFPWEIMQREPGQSAMSLSQDLLFSRTSSEVDALPYLRTDQALSILLVLGHDNKKLQLEQEAAILQQILVDTPGNSQRYAPCVVNQLIQPTPQQLIDQLETKAYNVFFYAGHGLPDPDGGLLFLRQDMPLNGIELAQVLTRTGVKLAVFNACWGAQPAAINHQAIPASSLAEVLIRHGVPAVLGMRDEIADHESHSFIQAFTEALRSHKPIDEAVAQARQELLTLYKFNQPAWTLPVLYLHPDFNGELIKNLDEGITELPDTAIPDVGSPLPTASLRSLTPKGKTWLLRNGVTRIGRTKDNDIVIPEPSVSKRHAEIFCRNTLTDATLVRTYYLQDFSTYGTTWFLGPNGWQQILREEVPLKSGMQVKFGSARGETWEFVIQDS